From Tiliqua scincoides isolate rTilSci1 chromosome 2, rTilSci1.hap2, whole genome shotgun sequence, the proteins below share one genomic window:
- the GRHPR gene encoding glyoxylate reductase/hydroxypyruvate reductase, whose amino-acid sequence MRAAARQLMKVFVTRRIPSEGQAVLAQAGLSSVQQWDSDEPIPQSELLAGVAGKDGLLCLLSDRIDKEVLDAAGPTLKVISTLSVGYDHLAVAEIKKRGIRVGYTPDILTDATAELTVALLLAVSRRLPESVEEVKNGGWTTWKPLWMCGYGLSGSTVGIIGLGRIGQAVAQRLKPFGVQKFLYTGRHPKSDAAAELKAEFVPLAKLAEESDFVIVTCSLTPDTQGMCNRDFFCKMKRTSVFINTSRGTVVNQDDLYEALVNGHIAAAGLDVTTPEPLPTNHQLLSLKNCVILPHIGSATYATRNRMSVLAANNLLAGLKGDSMPSELKL is encoded by the exons ATGAGAGCGGCGGCGCGGCAGCTCATGAAGGTCTTCGTGACGCGGCGGATCCCCTCCGAGGGGCAGGCTGTCCTCGCGCAGGCCGGGCT CAGCAGTGTCCAGCAGTGGGATTCAGATGAGCCTATCCCGCAGTCAGAATTGCTAGCAGGAGTTGCTGGCAAGGATGGACTTCTGTGCCTCTTGTCTGATCGGATAGACAAGGAAGTCCTGGACGCAGCAG GGCCAACCCTTAAAGTAATCAGTACATTGTCTGTGGGATATGATCATCTTGCTGTTGCTGAAATTAAAAAACG CGGAATTCGTGTGGGGTACACGCCAGACATCCTAACAGATGCCACTGCTGAACTCACTGTAGCTTTGCTCCTAGCAGTGTCTCGCAGGCTGCCTGAATCGGTGGAGGAAGTGAAAAA TGGTGGCTGGACAACCTGGAAGCCCCTTTGGATGTGTGGCTATGGACTTTCTGGCAGCACAGTTGGGATTATAGGACTTGGAAGAATCG GACAGGCTGTGGCACAACGTCTGAAACCTTTCGGAGTCCAGAAATTCTTGTATACGGGGCGTCACCCCAAGTCTGATGCTGCTGCGGAATTAAAAGCAGAGTTTG TACCACTTGCCAAGCTTGCAGAGGAGTCTGACTTTGTCATTGTAACATGTTCTCTGACGCCAGACACCCAAGGGATGTGCAACAGAGATTTCTTTTGCAAGATGAAAAGAACGTCTGTGTTCATCAACACAAGCAG GGGAACTGTGGTTAATCAAGATGACCTATATGAAGCTTTGGTCAATGGCCACATTGCAGCAGCTGGTCTAGATGTTACAACCCCAGAACCATTGCCTACTAACCATCAACTCCTTTCCCTAAAGAACTGTG TGATTTTGCCTCACATTGGAAGTGCCACCTATGCTACAAGAAATAGGATGTCAGTGTTGGCTGCCAACAACCTTCTGGCTGGCTTGAAAGGAGATAGCATGCCAAGTGAACTCAAATTATGA
- the ZBTB5 gene encoding zinc finger and BTB domain-containing protein 5 isoform X1 has product MDWNMDFPGHFEQIFQQLNYQRLHGQLCDCVIVVGNRHFKAHRSVLAACSTHFRALFTVAEGDQTMNMIQLDSEVVTAEAFAALIDMMYTSTLMLGESNVMDVLLAASHLHLNSVVKACKHYLTTRTLPMSPPSDRVQEQNARMQRSFMLQQLGLSIVSSALNSSQSTEEQTNSMSSSVRNNIEQRSTFPIRRLHKRKQSSEERARQRIRPTIDDSIMSDVTPESAQAVHSRDEFFSSDSLKIVDNSKPDGISNNQEDNTIMFDQSFGAQEDAQVPSQSDNSGGNISQMSMASQATQVETSFDQEAASQKNTFQCENPEVALSEKEHMRVVVKSEPLSSPEPQDEVSDVTSQAEGSESVEVEGGVVSAEKIELSPESSDRSFSDPQSSTDRVGDIHIMEVANNLEHKSTFSISNFLNKSRASSFGTGQNEDNIPNTTSDCRMDGDASYLISPESGPANSHSSATVSHVENPFNESTDSHFVRPMQDVMGLPCVQTSGYRAAEQFGMDFPRSGLGLHSLSRAVMSSSRGGASSFPGYRRIAPKMPVVTSVRSSQIVDNAPNSQLLMNGATSSFENGHPSQPGPPQLTRASADVLSKCKKALSEHNVLVVEGARKYACKICCKTFLTLTDCKKHIRVHTGEKPYACLKCGKRFSQSSHLYKHSKTTCLRWQSSNLPSTLL; this is encoded by the exons ATGGACTG GAACATGGATTTTCCAGGGCACTTTGAGCAAATCTTCCAGCAATTGAACTACCAGCGGCTTCATGGCCAACTTTGCGACTGTGTCATTGTGGTAGGGAACAGGCACTTCAAAGCACATCGTTCAGTCTTGGCAGCATGCAGCACGCACTTTCGAGCACTCTTCACTGTGGCAGAAGGAGATCAGACCATGAACATGATCCAGTTGGACAGTGAAGTGGTGACAGCTGAAGCCTTTGCTGCTCTCATTGATATGATGTACACCTCCACACTCATGCTTGGAGAGAGCAATGTTATGGATGTGTTGCTAGCAGCTTCTCACCTCCATCTGAACTCTGTAGTTAAAGCATGCAAACACTATCTTACTACAAGGACGCTACCAATGTCTCCACCAAGTGACAGAGTTCAAGAGCAGAATGCGCGCATGCAGCGGTCCTTCATGCTTCAACAACTTGGACTAAGTATAGTGAGCTCCGCATTAAATTCTTCCCAAAGCACAGAGGAACAGACAAACTCTATGAGCTCATCAGTCAGAAACAACATAGAGCAACGGAGTACTTTCCCAATACGACGTCTCCATAAGCGGAAACAGTCTTCTGAAGAAAGGGCTAGGCAGCGCATTAGGCCTACCATAGATGATTCTATCATGTCAGATGTTACTCCAGAGAGTGCACAGGCAGTTCATTCACGAGatgaatttttttcttcagaCTCGCTGAAAATTGTAGATAATTCTAAGCCTGATGGCATAAGTAACAACCAAGAGGACAATACTATAATGTTTGATCAGTCTTTTGGTGCCCAGGAAGATGCCCAAGTGCCCAGTCAGTCCGACAATAGTGGGGGAAATATTTCTCAAATGTCTATGGCATCACAGGCAACTCAAGTTGAAACTAGCTTTGATCAGGAAGCTGCTTCCCAAAAAAATACCTTTCAGTGTGAGAATCCTGAGGTTGCGCTAAGTGAAAAAGAACATATGAGGGTAGTAGTGAAATCTGAGCCTTTGAGTTCCCCCGAGCCCCAAGATGAAGTGAGTGATGTGACTTCCCAAGCAGAGGGAAGTGAGTCAGTTGAGGTGGAAGGAGGAGTAGTAAGTGCTGAAAAGATAGAACTGAGCCCTGAGAGTAGTGACCGTAGCTTTTCTGACCCACAGTCTAGTACTGACAGGGTTGGAGACATCCATATCATGGAGGTAGCAAATAACCTGGAACACAAATCCACCTTCAGTATTTCAAATTTTCTGAATAAAAGCAGAGCCAGCAGTTTTGGTACCGGCCAGAATGAGGATAACATTCCAAACACAACCAGTGATTGCAGAATGGATGGTGATGCTTCTTATTTAATTAGCCCAGAATCTGGGCCTGCTAACAGTCATTCCTCTGCCACAGTCTCTCATGTAGAAAATCCATTCAATGAGAGCACAGACTCTCATTTTGTCAGGCCTATGCAAGATGTAATGGGTCTTCCCTGCGTACAGACGTCTGGCTACCGGGCAGCAGAACAGTTTGGGATGGATTTCCCAAGATCTGGCTTGGGGCTACACTCTCTATCAAGGGCAGTCATGAGCTCTTCAAGAGGTGGTGCCAGCAGCTTTCCTGGGTATCGCCGCATAGCTCCAAAAATGCCTGTTGTGACCTCGGTTCGGAGCTCTCAAATAGTGGACAATGCTCCTAATTCTCAGCTGCTAATGAATGGGGCTACTTCCTCTTTTGAAAATGGGCATCCTTCCCAGCCTGGCCCACCACAGTTGACCAGGGCATCTGCGGATGTTCTTTCAAAATGTAAGAAGGCCTTATCTGAACACAATGTCTTGGTCGTAGAAGGTGCTCGCAAGTATGCCTGCAAAATTTGCTGCAAGACATTTCTGACCTTGACAGACTGCAAGAAGCACATCCGCGTGcatacaggggagaagccgtaTGCCTGTTTAAAATGTGGCAAAAGGTTTAGTCAGTCAAGCCATCTGTACAAACATTCCAAAACTACTTGCCTACGCTGGCAGAGCAGCAATCTACCCAGCACTTTGCTTTAA
- the ZBTB5 gene encoding zinc finger and BTB domain-containing protein 5 isoform X2 — protein sequence MDFPGHFEQIFQQLNYQRLHGQLCDCVIVVGNRHFKAHRSVLAACSTHFRALFTVAEGDQTMNMIQLDSEVVTAEAFAALIDMMYTSTLMLGESNVMDVLLAASHLHLNSVVKACKHYLTTRTLPMSPPSDRVQEQNARMQRSFMLQQLGLSIVSSALNSSQSTEEQTNSMSSSVRNNIEQRSTFPIRRLHKRKQSSEERARQRIRPTIDDSIMSDVTPESAQAVHSRDEFFSSDSLKIVDNSKPDGISNNQEDNTIMFDQSFGAQEDAQVPSQSDNSGGNISQMSMASQATQVETSFDQEAASQKNTFQCENPEVALSEKEHMRVVVKSEPLSSPEPQDEVSDVTSQAEGSESVEVEGGVVSAEKIELSPESSDRSFSDPQSSTDRVGDIHIMEVANNLEHKSTFSISNFLNKSRASSFGTGQNEDNIPNTTSDCRMDGDASYLISPESGPANSHSSATVSHVENPFNESTDSHFVRPMQDVMGLPCVQTSGYRAAEQFGMDFPRSGLGLHSLSRAVMSSSRGGASSFPGYRRIAPKMPVVTSVRSSQIVDNAPNSQLLMNGATSSFENGHPSQPGPPQLTRASADVLSKCKKALSEHNVLVVEGARKYACKICCKTFLTLTDCKKHIRVHTGEKPYACLKCGKRFSQSSHLYKHSKTTCLRWQSSNLPSTLL from the coding sequence ATGGATTTTCCAGGGCACTTTGAGCAAATCTTCCAGCAATTGAACTACCAGCGGCTTCATGGCCAACTTTGCGACTGTGTCATTGTGGTAGGGAACAGGCACTTCAAAGCACATCGTTCAGTCTTGGCAGCATGCAGCACGCACTTTCGAGCACTCTTCACTGTGGCAGAAGGAGATCAGACCATGAACATGATCCAGTTGGACAGTGAAGTGGTGACAGCTGAAGCCTTTGCTGCTCTCATTGATATGATGTACACCTCCACACTCATGCTTGGAGAGAGCAATGTTATGGATGTGTTGCTAGCAGCTTCTCACCTCCATCTGAACTCTGTAGTTAAAGCATGCAAACACTATCTTACTACAAGGACGCTACCAATGTCTCCACCAAGTGACAGAGTTCAAGAGCAGAATGCGCGCATGCAGCGGTCCTTCATGCTTCAACAACTTGGACTAAGTATAGTGAGCTCCGCATTAAATTCTTCCCAAAGCACAGAGGAACAGACAAACTCTATGAGCTCATCAGTCAGAAACAACATAGAGCAACGGAGTACTTTCCCAATACGACGTCTCCATAAGCGGAAACAGTCTTCTGAAGAAAGGGCTAGGCAGCGCATTAGGCCTACCATAGATGATTCTATCATGTCAGATGTTACTCCAGAGAGTGCACAGGCAGTTCATTCACGAGatgaatttttttcttcagaCTCGCTGAAAATTGTAGATAATTCTAAGCCTGATGGCATAAGTAACAACCAAGAGGACAATACTATAATGTTTGATCAGTCTTTTGGTGCCCAGGAAGATGCCCAAGTGCCCAGTCAGTCCGACAATAGTGGGGGAAATATTTCTCAAATGTCTATGGCATCACAGGCAACTCAAGTTGAAACTAGCTTTGATCAGGAAGCTGCTTCCCAAAAAAATACCTTTCAGTGTGAGAATCCTGAGGTTGCGCTAAGTGAAAAAGAACATATGAGGGTAGTAGTGAAATCTGAGCCTTTGAGTTCCCCCGAGCCCCAAGATGAAGTGAGTGATGTGACTTCCCAAGCAGAGGGAAGTGAGTCAGTTGAGGTGGAAGGAGGAGTAGTAAGTGCTGAAAAGATAGAACTGAGCCCTGAGAGTAGTGACCGTAGCTTTTCTGACCCACAGTCTAGTACTGACAGGGTTGGAGACATCCATATCATGGAGGTAGCAAATAACCTGGAACACAAATCCACCTTCAGTATTTCAAATTTTCTGAATAAAAGCAGAGCCAGCAGTTTTGGTACCGGCCAGAATGAGGATAACATTCCAAACACAACCAGTGATTGCAGAATGGATGGTGATGCTTCTTATTTAATTAGCCCAGAATCTGGGCCTGCTAACAGTCATTCCTCTGCCACAGTCTCTCATGTAGAAAATCCATTCAATGAGAGCACAGACTCTCATTTTGTCAGGCCTATGCAAGATGTAATGGGTCTTCCCTGCGTACAGACGTCTGGCTACCGGGCAGCAGAACAGTTTGGGATGGATTTCCCAAGATCTGGCTTGGGGCTACACTCTCTATCAAGGGCAGTCATGAGCTCTTCAAGAGGTGGTGCCAGCAGCTTTCCTGGGTATCGCCGCATAGCTCCAAAAATGCCTGTTGTGACCTCGGTTCGGAGCTCTCAAATAGTGGACAATGCTCCTAATTCTCAGCTGCTAATGAATGGGGCTACTTCCTCTTTTGAAAATGGGCATCCTTCCCAGCCTGGCCCACCACAGTTGACCAGGGCATCTGCGGATGTTCTTTCAAAATGTAAGAAGGCCTTATCTGAACACAATGTCTTGGTCGTAGAAGGTGCTCGCAAGTATGCCTGCAAAATTTGCTGCAAGACATTTCTGACCTTGACAGACTGCAAGAAGCACATCCGCGTGcatacaggggagaagccgtaTGCCTGTTTAAAATGTGGCAAAAGGTTTAGTCAGTCAAGCCATCTGTACAAACATTCCAAAACTACTTGCCTACGCTGGCAGAGCAGCAATCTACCCAGCACTTTGCTTTAA